A stretch of the Ensifer sp. PDNC004 genome encodes the following:
- the cml gene encoding CmlA/FloR family chloramphenicol efflux MFS transporter: MPDRNSPTWPYSLPAALLLMAPFDILTSLAMDIYLPVVPDMPAILGTSPAVVQLTLSLYMLLLGLGQLLFGPLSDRFGRRPVLLGGATLFALSSLGLAATTSAPVFVALRLVQAAGASAALVATFATVRDVYGARPEGVTIYGLFSAMLSFVPALGPIAGALIAGAFGWQAIFVTLSVLGLAALGQALPRWSETRPDAAAPAKPSFMPMLTSGAFWTYTLGFSTAMGAFFVFFSTAPRLLIDRAGYSQLGFSLAFATAAVVMIIATRFARGFVARYGTAGCLTRGMALIILGGLLLGAGEVLAAPSFESFVLPMWVIAFGIVMTASVTANGALKAFDAIAGTAVALYFSIQSLIVSLVGTGAVLLLGGDTAWPLVGYCLGMAAITLLALAFLDRRKIR; encoded by the coding sequence ATGCCCGATCGTAATTCCCCCACCTGGCCCTACTCGCTGCCGGCAGCCCTTCTGCTGATGGCGCCCTTCGACATCCTGACGTCGCTCGCCATGGACATCTACCTGCCCGTCGTGCCCGACATGCCGGCCATCCTCGGCACGTCGCCGGCAGTCGTCCAGCTCACGCTCAGCCTCTACATGCTGCTTTTGGGCCTGGGCCAGCTGCTGTTCGGCCCGCTGTCCGACCGCTTCGGCCGCCGGCCCGTGCTTCTCGGCGGCGCGACGCTGTTTGCCCTGTCGTCGCTGGGACTGGCGGCAACCACCTCGGCGCCGGTCTTCGTCGCCTTGCGGCTCGTCCAGGCGGCCGGCGCCTCGGCCGCCCTGGTCGCGACCTTCGCGACCGTGCGCGATGTCTATGGCGCGCGTCCGGAAGGCGTGACCATCTATGGCCTCTTCAGCGCCATGCTCTCCTTCGTACCGGCGCTCGGGCCGATCGCCGGCGCGCTGATCGCAGGCGCTTTCGGATGGCAAGCGATCTTCGTGACGCTTAGCGTTCTTGGCCTTGCCGCACTCGGCCAGGCCTTGCCGCGCTGGTCCGAAACCCGGCCCGACGCCGCTGCACCGGCAAAGCCGAGCTTCATGCCCATGCTCACAAGTGGTGCCTTCTGGACCTACACGCTTGGCTTCAGCACGGCGATGGGCGCGTTTTTCGTGTTCTTCTCCACCGCCCCACGCCTGCTCATCGATCGCGCCGGCTATTCGCAGCTGGGCTTCAGCCTGGCCTTCGCGACCGCTGCCGTCGTGATGATCATCGCCACGCGCTTCGCCAGGGGCTTCGTCGCCCGCTACGGGACCGCCGGTTGCCTGACCCGCGGCATGGCCCTGATCATCCTCGGCGGGCTGCTGCTTGGCGCGGGCGAAGTCTTGGCCGCTCCGTCGTTCGAGAGCTTCGTGCTGCCGATGTGGGTGATCGCCTTCGGCATCGTCATGACCGCCTCGGTCACCGCCAATGGGGCGCTCAAGGCCTTCGATGCCATCGCCGGGACGGCGGTGGCGCTCTACTTCTCGATCCAGAGCCTGATCGTCAGCCTTGTCGGCACTGGCGCCGTGCTGCTGCTTGGTGGCGATACGGCCTGGCCGCTCGTCGGCTATTGCCTCGGCATGGCGGCGATCACGCTGCTGGCGCTGGCGTTTCTCGACCGGCGCAAAATTCGATAG
- a CDS encoding MerR family transcriptional regulator, with product MTDSYFLAGRFGAATRLSPKALRLYAEQGLLVPAHVDPITGYRYYAATQASRARLIARLRQLGLPIARIARLIDLQPDVRLTELRAWLEVQSKRLEDQRELVEAIIRQSSGGDDPLVRAVAVRDVAPSKIVYRQNHVTVDALEAFTESAETEIRGYLAQSGKSDDGPMTLHFHEPVNHDGKGLVEVAIGYDGSLEPTGDLRIRLQPAGREAFLAVAEPFETFPAVLRVYDAIEAWFEQSDDLSCFGSPYEIYPGSGSARFDVAYPIVR from the coding sequence ATGACCGATTCCTACTTCCTCGCAGGCCGCTTCGGCGCCGCCACACGATTGTCGCCGAAGGCGCTCCGGCTCTATGCCGAGCAGGGCCTGCTGGTGCCTGCCCATGTCGATCCCATAACCGGTTACCGCTACTACGCCGCCACGCAGGCAAGCCGCGCCAGGCTGATTGCCCGGCTGCGGCAGCTGGGCCTACCGATCGCCCGGATCGCGCGGCTGATCGATCTTCAGCCTGACGTTCGCCTGACGGAGCTTCGCGCCTGGCTGGAGGTGCAGAGCAAGCGGCTCGAGGATCAGCGCGAGTTGGTGGAGGCCATCATCCGGCAATCGAGCGGCGGCGACGATCCGCTTGTCAGGGCCGTTGCCGTGCGCGACGTCGCGCCTTCGAAAATCGTCTATCGCCAAAACCATGTGACGGTGGATGCGCTCGAGGCCTTCACCGAAAGCGCCGAAACGGAGATCCGCGGCTATCTTGCGCAATCGGGCAAGAGCGACGACGGGCCGATGACGCTGCATTTCCACGAGCCGGTCAATCACGACGGCAAGGGTCTCGTCGAGGTCGCGATCGGCTATGACGGCAGTCTCGAACCCACAGGCGATCTGCGCATCCGCCTCCAGCCGGCGGGGCGCGAGGCGTTCCTCGCCGTGGCCGAACCGTTCGAGACCTTTCCGGCCGTGCTTCGCGTCTATGACGCGATCGAGGCCTGGTTCGAGCAAAGCGACGACCTCAGCTGCTTCGGCAGCCCCTACGAAATCTATCCCGGCAGCGGCAGCGCCCGCTTCGATGTCGCCTACCCCATCGTGCGCTAA